A genomic window from Synechococcus sp. WH 8016 includes:
- a CDS encoding glucokinase, giving the protein MQATTYLAGDLGGTKTLLAIYSDQNGKLKQEHVQRYVSAEWTSLESMLKHFLQTSPDTNGTPQTSCFAVAGPVKNRAAELTNLGWSISQESLQQSAGLERVELVNDFAVLIYGLPHFSDSQQITLQAGSGLDSEGSQAERGPVAILGAGTGLGMARGLPSKTGLIALPSEGGHREFAPRCNDEWALVQWLKRDLSLERISVERVVSGTGLGHVMNWMLQQAENATHPLQEKAKAWRYNTPDQPGYHDLPASTCQYAQAGDSIANAAMTLWLSAYGAAAGDLALQELCTGGLWIGGGTAEKNQAGLKSIHFLNSLRQKGRFKPFLEGLTVRAVIDPGAGLFSAACRARELAESSGTLT; this is encoded by the coding sequence ATGCAGGCAACCACCTACCTGGCCGGGGATCTCGGTGGCACCAAAACGCTCTTAGCGATCTACAGCGATCAAAACGGCAAGCTGAAACAAGAGCATGTCCAGCGTTACGTGTCGGCAGAATGGACGTCTCTCGAATCGATGCTCAAGCACTTCCTGCAAACGAGCCCAGACACCAACGGCACGCCTCAAACCAGTTGCTTTGCCGTCGCAGGTCCGGTTAAAAACCGCGCTGCTGAACTCACCAATTTGGGGTGGAGCATCAGCCAGGAGTCGTTGCAACAATCGGCGGGTTTGGAGCGAGTTGAGCTCGTCAACGATTTCGCCGTTCTGATCTACGGCCTGCCGCATTTCAGCGACAGTCAGCAGATCACGCTTCAAGCCGGATCAGGATTGGATTCAGAAGGCAGCCAAGCCGAGCGAGGTCCCGTCGCCATTCTTGGAGCGGGAACAGGCTTGGGGATGGCTCGGGGACTTCCGAGCAAGACAGGCTTGATTGCGTTACCCAGCGAGGGGGGACACAGAGAGTTCGCTCCCCGTTGCAACGATGAATGGGCCCTTGTGCAATGGCTCAAGCGCGATCTCTCCCTCGAGCGAATCTCCGTGGAGAGAGTTGTCAGCGGAACCGGTTTGGGCCATGTCATGAACTGGATGCTCCAGCAGGCTGAGAACGCAACGCACCCGCTTCAAGAGAAAGCCAAGGCGTGGAGATACAACACACCAGACCAACCCGGCTATCACGATCTCCCCGCTTCCACATGCCAATACGCCCAAGCCGGCGACAGCATCGCGAACGCGGCGATGACGCTATGGCTCAGTGCCTACGGAGCAGCGGCCGGGGACCTGGCGCTCCAAGAATTGTGCACGGGTGGGCTCTGGATCGGTGGGGGCACAGCCGAAAAAAACCAAGCTGGTTTGAAGTCCATTCATTTCTTAAATTCCCTGCGCCAGAAAGGGCGGTTTAAGCCGTTTTTGGAAGGTTTGACAGTGCGTGCTGTCATTGATCCTGGCGCTGGTCTGTTTAGTGCTGCCTGCAGAGCACGAGAACTGGCTGAGTCGAGTGGGACACTGACTTGA
- the thrB gene encoding homoserine kinase, translating to MAQPRIGQTVVVDVPATTANIGPGFDCLGAALDLNNRFTMRRIDGDGERFELIIEGQEGSHLRGGPDNLVYRAAQRVWKAAGQEPIAIEARVRLAVPPARGLGSSATAIVAGLVGANALVGEPLSREKLLELAIDIEGHPDNVVPSLLGGLCMTAKAASQRWRVVRCEWMHSIKAVVAIPAIRLSTSEARRAMPKSVPIGDAVVNLGALTLLLQGLRTGNGDLISDGMHDRLHEPYRWRLIKGGQEVKEAAIAAGAWGCAISGAGPSILALCAEERGPAVSHAMVKAWEAAGVASRAPLLNLQTAGSHWQPKEAG from the coding sequence ATGGCGCAGCCGCGTATCGGCCAAACAGTGGTGGTGGACGTTCCCGCTACCACCGCCAACATTGGCCCAGGATTCGACTGTCTAGGCGCTGCTCTGGATCTCAACAACCGTTTCACCATGCGCCGCATTGATGGCGATGGAGAGCGATTTGAACTGATTATCGAGGGACAGGAGGGGTCTCATCTACGGGGAGGACCAGACAACCTCGTGTATCGAGCCGCTCAGCGGGTCTGGAAAGCAGCCGGCCAGGAGCCCATCGCCATTGAGGCTCGCGTGCGTTTAGCCGTTCCTCCAGCCAGGGGGCTAGGCAGCAGCGCCACAGCCATCGTGGCGGGACTTGTGGGTGCCAATGCCTTGGTTGGAGAACCTCTCAGTCGAGAAAAACTGCTGGAGCTCGCCATTGATATCGAAGGACACCCAGACAACGTTGTGCCTTCGCTTCTGGGAGGACTGTGCATGACAGCCAAGGCTGCGTCTCAACGCTGGCGCGTGGTGCGTTGCGAATGGATGCACAGCATCAAGGCAGTCGTTGCGATCCCCGCCATTCGTCTCAGCACCAGCGAAGCGAGACGGGCCATGCCCAAATCGGTCCCCATCGGAGATGCAGTGGTCAACCTTGGTGCCCTCACCCTGCTGCTGCAAGGTCTAAGGACCGGAAACGGCGATTTGATCTCAGACGGAATGCATGATCGGTTGCATGAGCCCTATCGCTGGAGGCTCATCAAAGGCGGGCAGGAAGTCAAAGAAGCTGCCATAGCAGCTGGAGCCTGGGGATGTGCCATCAGCGGCGCAGGGCCAAGCATCTTGGCGCTGTGCGCAGAAGAGAGAGGACCAGCCGTGAGTCATGCCATGGTGAAGGCTTGGGAAGCGGCGGGCGTCGCTAGTCGCGCTCCACTGCTTAACCTTCAAACGGCTGGGAGCCACTGGCAGCCCAAAGAGGCTGGGTAA
- a CDS encoding NAD(P)H-quinone oxidoreductase subunit 4 encodes MDANLPLTAASQAAFPWLSLIVLLPAAMALLMPLLPGDDSQQSPLPRNLAIGVLLVDLVLMLVVFSRHFDPSDSSLQLVERVSWVPSIGLEWSLGADGLSAPLVVLSGLVTLLSVAASWNVQHKTKLYFGLLLVQASAQGLVFLSQDFLLFFLAWELELVPVYLLIAIWGGSNRQYAATKFILYTAVASLLILISGLALALSGDTFTLNLSELAARSPGGTFGLLCYLGFLIGFGVKLPMFPLHTWLPDAHGEANAPVSMLLAGVLLKMGGYALLRFNVQMLPEAHLVLAPALIVLGIVNIIYGALNAFAQDNVKRRIACSSVSHMGFVLLGIGAVDALGLSGAMLQMISHGLIAAAMFFVTGCFYERTKTLSIPNMGGLAKVLPITFAFFLASSLASLALPGMSGFISEITIFLGVTNQENFTTLFRVTTVAIAAIGLVLTPMYLLSMCRRVFFGPRIPALAFIDDMRPRELVIGLTLMVPTLVIGVWPRIAMDFYEAATDALASDLGTHSLIALTTLLPAG; translated from the coding sequence ATGGACGCCAATTTGCCGCTGACGGCTGCGTCCCAGGCAGCGTTCCCCTGGCTCTCACTCATCGTTTTGCTTCCTGCAGCGATGGCTCTCTTGATGCCATTGCTTCCAGGAGACGACTCGCAGCAATCTCCTTTGCCGCGAAATCTGGCCATCGGCGTCCTCCTCGTCGATCTCGTCCTAATGCTGGTGGTCTTTAGCCGCCATTTCGACCCCAGCGATAGCAGTCTCCAACTCGTGGAACGCGTGAGCTGGGTTCCATCGATCGGTTTGGAATGGTCCCTCGGAGCCGATGGACTTTCAGCGCCACTTGTGGTGCTCAGCGGACTTGTCACGCTTTTATCCGTAGCCGCCAGCTGGAACGTTCAACACAAGACCAAGTTGTACTTCGGTCTTTTGCTCGTCCAAGCCTCAGCCCAAGGACTGGTCTTCCTCTCGCAGGATTTCCTGCTGTTCTTCCTCGCTTGGGAGCTGGAACTCGTCCCTGTGTATCTCCTGATTGCGATCTGGGGAGGAAGCAATCGTCAATATGCAGCCACAAAATTCATCCTCTACACCGCTGTCGCGTCCCTGCTGATCCTGATAAGCGGTCTTGCCCTGGCCCTCTCCGGAGACACGTTCACGCTCAACCTGTCTGAACTTGCTGCGCGTTCCCCTGGTGGAACATTCGGACTGCTCTGTTACCTCGGATTCTTGATTGGCTTCGGGGTGAAGTTACCGATGTTTCCTCTTCACACCTGGCTCCCTGACGCCCACGGAGAAGCCAATGCTCCTGTATCGATGCTGCTCGCTGGTGTGTTGTTGAAAATGGGCGGATATGCCCTGTTGCGCTTCAACGTTCAAATGCTTCCGGAAGCGCATCTTGTTCTTGCGCCAGCACTCATCGTTCTCGGCATCGTCAACATCATTTATGGAGCGTTGAACGCCTTCGCTCAAGACAATGTCAAACGGCGCATCGCCTGCAGCTCCGTTAGCCATATGGGCTTTGTGCTGCTTGGAATCGGTGCCGTGGATGCCCTCGGTCTGAGTGGTGCCATGCTCCAAATGATCAGTCACGGACTGATTGCAGCGGCCATGTTCTTCGTGACCGGCTGTTTTTACGAACGCACCAAAACCCTGTCTATCCCCAACATGGGCGGACTTGCCAAGGTGCTGCCAATCACCTTTGCCTTTTTTCTCGCCAGCTCCCTGGCATCCCTTGCCCTTCCAGGCATGAGCGGATTCATCAGTGAAATCACCATCTTCTTGGGCGTCACCAATCAGGAAAATTTCACCACCTTGTTCCGCGTCACCACCGTGGCCATTGCAGCGATTGGTCTGGTGCTCACCCCGATGTATCTGCTCTCCATGTGCAGGCGCGTGTTCTTCGGGCCACGAATCCCAGCTTTGGCCTTCATCGATGACATGCGGCCTAGAGAACTGGTAATCGGGCTCACCCTGATGGTTCCCACATTGGTGATTGGCGTTTGGCCCCGTATCGCCATGGATTTCTACGAAGCAGCCACCGATGCTCTCGCCAGTGATCTCGGCACTCATAGCCTGATTGCACTCACGACCCTGCTGCCGGCGGGCTGA
- a CDS encoding M3 family metallopeptidase, with protein MTKPELLRGHGLPRFEAIDASQVKAHIPALIQELEDQLSMLESTLQQRLSDNTPLSWDEVMTPLHLLGERLRWSWGVVSHLNGVCNSPELREAHAAQQPDVVRFSNRAGQSQVIHQALERLQQNPSHPLDSTQTRILDAELLSMRHRGVGLNGAAQKSFNEASEQLASLSTRFSNHVLDATQGWTLLVHDADQLKGIPERALQALAAAAKAAGDQHRDGQEPTALEGPWRLGLDMPRYLPVLTHADNRHLRETVYRAQVSRASSGELDNTPLIEEILDLRSHQAARLGYQNWAEKSLASKMADNVEAVERLLEELRVAALPVAEREIEELRDCARRHGATEADAFSAWDVSYWAEKLRQERFNLNQEALRPWFPLPQVLDGLFHLCERLFSIQIEAADGEAPIWHQDVRFFRVSDQEGKPLAAFYLDPFSRPASKRGGAWMDECLNRSRNSEGEITHPVAYLICNQTPPAGDIPSLMSFEEVETLFHEFGHGLQHMLTTVEHPQAAGINNVEWDAVELPSQFMENWCLDRQTLMGMARHWKTGEPLPEEDYNKLRNSRTFMQGCGTLRQVHFALTDLRLHSVWSPELGQSPDAFRRSIAETTTVLPPIPEDRFLCAFGHIFAGGYSAGYYSYKWAEVLSADAFAAFEEVGLDQEEDIQATGQRFRNTVLSLGGSQRPADVYKSFRGRTASTEALIRHSGLAVAGR; from the coding sequence ATGACCAAACCAGAACTCTTGCGCGGACATGGCTTACCGCGCTTCGAGGCCATCGATGCATCCCAGGTAAAAGCGCATATCCCAGCCCTGATCCAGGAATTGGAAGATCAGCTGAGCATGCTGGAATCCACTCTTCAGCAACGCTTGTCTGACAACACACCGCTGAGCTGGGATGAGGTGATGACACCCCTTCACCTGCTTGGGGAACGCTTGCGCTGGAGCTGGGGGGTGGTGAGCCATCTCAACGGCGTCTGCAACAGTCCTGAGCTGCGCGAAGCCCATGCGGCGCAGCAACCCGATGTCGTGCGTTTCAGCAACCGCGCTGGGCAGAGCCAAGTCATCCACCAAGCACTGGAAAGGCTTCAACAGAACCCCAGTCATCCGTTGGACTCCACCCAAACCCGGATCCTTGATGCCGAGCTGCTGTCGATGCGCCATCGAGGAGTGGGTTTGAACGGAGCTGCCCAAAAGTCCTTCAATGAAGCCAGCGAACAACTCGCATCCCTGTCCACCCGATTCAGCAATCACGTTCTCGATGCCACCCAAGGCTGGACCCTTTTGGTGCATGACGCTGACCAACTCAAGGGCATACCAGAACGGGCCCTGCAAGCTTTGGCGGCTGCCGCCAAAGCTGCTGGAGATCAACATCGCGATGGACAAGAGCCCACAGCCTTGGAAGGGCCTTGGCGTCTGGGCCTCGATATGCCCCGATACCTCCCCGTACTGACCCATGCCGACAACCGCCATCTGAGAGAAACGGTTTACAGGGCTCAGGTGAGTCGGGCGAGCTCTGGAGAACTCGACAACACTCCTCTCATCGAGGAAATCCTGGACCTGAGGTCCCATCAAGCAGCACGGCTGGGCTATCAAAACTGGGCTGAGAAAAGCCTGGCTTCAAAAATGGCTGACAACGTCGAAGCCGTTGAAAGGCTTCTCGAAGAACTTCGCGTTGCCGCCCTGCCCGTCGCGGAACGAGAGATTGAAGAATTGAGGGACTGTGCCCGTCGTCATGGCGCAACAGAAGCTGATGCTTTCAGCGCCTGGGATGTGAGCTACTGGGCAGAGAAACTTCGTCAAGAGCGATTCAATCTCAATCAAGAAGCGTTGCGTCCATGGTTCCCACTGCCACAAGTGCTCGATGGCCTGTTCCATCTTTGCGAACGTTTGTTCTCCATCCAGATTGAAGCTGCTGATGGCGAAGCACCGATCTGGCATCAGGATGTGCGCTTTTTCCGAGTGAGCGATCAAGAGGGGAAGCCACTCGCAGCCTTTTATCTCGATCCCTTCAGCAGACCCGCCAGCAAACGAGGTGGAGCCTGGATGGATGAATGTCTGAACCGGTCTCGCAATTCTGAAGGTGAGATCACCCACCCTGTGGCCTATCTGATTTGCAATCAGACCCCTCCCGCCGGAGACATTCCAAGCCTGATGAGTTTTGAAGAGGTAGAGACCCTCTTCCATGAGTTTGGCCACGGCCTTCAACACATGCTCACCACGGTGGAACATCCCCAAGCCGCAGGCATCAACAATGTGGAATGGGACGCGGTGGAACTACCCAGTCAGTTCATGGAGAACTGGTGCCTTGATCGCCAAACCTTGATGGGAATGGCCCGTCATTGGAAAACAGGGGAGCCATTGCCTGAAGAGGACTACAACAAACTGCGCAACAGCCGCACCTTCATGCAGGGATGCGGAACGCTCCGCCAGGTTCATTTCGCCTTGACTGATCTACGTCTTCACAGCGTTTGGAGCCCCGAGCTTGGTCAATCCCCGGATGCCTTCAGACGGTCGATCGCAGAGACCACAACCGTGTTGCCACCGATTCCGGAAGACCGATTCCTTTGCGCCTTTGGCCATATTTTTGCTGGTGGTTACTCCGCTGGTTACTACTCCTACAAGTGGGCAGAGGTCTTAAGTGCCGATGCTTTTGCCGCTTTTGAGGAAGTGGGACTCGATCAGGAAGAGGACATCCAAGCCACCGGTCAACGCTTCCGAAACACGGTTTTGAGCCTCGGTGGCAGTCAAAGACCAGCGGATGTCTACAAGTCTTTCAGGGGGCGAACAGCCAGCACTGAGGCATTAATTCGCCACTCCGGCTTGGCAGTAGCAGGTCGTTGA
- a CDS encoding alpha/beta hydrolase — protein sequence MLIGVGVVRRDAASLLQSGSLLELLGVSGGVIVVVLALVGVYSVMVDFVFWEGWMQSFPDASGLFVGNEEKRSVHRHFLVYLDGIHQSEESHPPRVQEFLNCLESEIANDSLLVKGIEAYTITDVGLRAASYSRWFWQRLFALQEHHANAFVRFICAFCIQANNVIKVGISSDRRYGPVMNYELALKIARRLERLDFHPSHASRVVLVGYSGGAEMAIGTAEILQKLCCSPVQVITVCGVFSGNAALESIQDVAMVVGSKDPVAAFGRLAYPGRLSLLPLTNWNRWQRSHSLHRYQIDRMSHNGSSGPFSVAFRHKVVAAICRELERSLVGAPSG from the coding sequence ATGCTGATCGGTGTTGGTGTGGTGCGGAGGGATGCAGCTTCTCTTCTGCAATCAGGGTCTCTCTTAGAGCTTCTAGGTGTGTCGGGAGGAGTGATTGTTGTTGTCTTGGCTTTGGTGGGTGTGTATTCGGTGATGGTTGATTTTGTGTTCTGGGAAGGGTGGATGCAAAGTTTTCCAGATGCCAGCGGTTTGTTTGTTGGGAATGAAGAGAAGCGGTCGGTGCATCGCCATTTCTTGGTGTATCTCGATGGCATTCATCAAAGCGAAGAGAGTCATCCGCCGAGAGTTCAGGAGTTTCTCAATTGCTTAGAATCTGAAATTGCCAATGATTCCCTGTTAGTGAAAGGGATTGAGGCTTATACCATCACGGATGTTGGTCTTCGTGCTGCTTCTTACTCCCGGTGGTTTTGGCAGCGATTGTTTGCTCTTCAAGAGCATCATGCCAACGCTTTTGTTCGGTTTATTTGTGCGTTTTGTATTCAGGCAAATAATGTTATTAAGGTCGGTATTTCGTCTGATCGTCGTTATGGGCCTGTCATGAATTATGAATTGGCTCTGAAAATTGCACGACGATTAGAGCGGTTAGATTTTCATCCTTCGCACGCATCTCGCGTGGTTTTGGTTGGTTACAGTGGCGGAGCTGAAATGGCTATTGGCACTGCTGAAATCTTGCAAAAGCTTTGCTGCAGTCCTGTTCAAGTGATTACTGTCTGTGGGGTGTTTAGCGGCAATGCTGCTCTGGAAAGTATTCAGGATGTGGCGATGGTTGTTGGAAGCAAAGATCCTGTTGCTGCTTTCGGTCGTCTCGCCTATCCCGGACGCTTGAGTTTATTGCCCCTTACAAATTGGAATCGTTGGCAGCGATCGCATTCCTTGCATCGTTACCAAATTGATCGTATGAGTCATAACGGTTCGTCAGGACCTTTTAGTGTGGCGTTTCGCCATAAGGTTGTTGCTGCAATTTGTCGTGAACTTGAACGCAGTTTGGTTGGCGCCCCTTCAGGTTGA
- a CDS encoding triacylglycerol lipase encodes MPSEASSRPLVLVHGLLDTPRLFSRLERRLEGQDRPVMSPHLPHRFGATPLRQLAQQLDGLIQERWGLETSIDILGFSMGGVIARTWLQELGGAKRTHRFLSVGSPQQGTLTAQCVPAWLFAGLADMKRGSPLLRSLNGNYFDLQAVECISFFCRWDLMVCPGWQAVLPIGKSSAVPVWTHQQLMSHPRSLDLLIEALLH; translated from the coding sequence ATGCCATCTGAAGCTTCCAGCCGGCCTCTCGTTTTAGTGCACGGTCTTCTTGATACGCCTCGGCTGTTCTCTCGTCTGGAGCGTCGTCTTGAAGGTCAAGATCGTCCGGTGATGTCTCCCCATTTGCCCCATCGCTTTGGTGCGACCCCTCTTCGCCAGCTCGCTCAGCAGCTGGATGGCCTGATTCAAGAACGGTGGGGACTGGAGACGTCGATTGACATTCTTGGTTTTTCCATGGGTGGGGTGATTGCTCGGACTTGGCTCCAAGAGTTGGGAGGTGCCAAGCGAACGCATCGGTTCCTTAGCGTCGGTAGCCCCCAACAGGGAACACTCACCGCCCAGTGCGTTCCAGCCTGGTTGTTCGCTGGTTTGGCAGACATGAAGCGTGGTAGTCCCCTGCTGCGCTCTTTGAATGGGAATTATTTCGACTTGCAGGCTGTGGAGTGCATCAGCTTCTTTTGCCGTTGGGATCTCATGGTGTGCCCTGGGTGGCAAGCCGTGCTTCCAATTGGGAAGAGCTCAGCTGTGCCCGTCTGGACGCATCAGCAGTTGATGTCACATCCCAGATCGCTTGATCTACTAATCGAAGCACTTCTTCATTGA
- a CDS encoding dihydroneopterin aldolase, whose translation MDLIHIRDLRLWAHVGVLDHERRDGQWFQLDISLGLDLSESARSDDLSATADYSLAVLALQELARDLCCLTIERFSEEIFEVLERLYGPLPMHLVLQKCQPPIAGFTGAVALERRRNWSAEQGH comes from the coding sequence ATGGATTTGATCCATATCCGAGATCTCCGCCTCTGGGCTCATGTTGGAGTGCTGGACCATGAACGACGGGATGGTCAATGGTTTCAGCTCGATATCTCGTTGGGTTTAGATCTCAGTGAATCGGCGAGGTCGGACGATCTCAGCGCGACCGCTGATTACAGCCTGGCAGTGCTGGCACTTCAGGAGTTGGCCAGAGATTTGTGTTGCCTCACCATCGAGCGTTTCAGTGAGGAGATCTTTGAGGTTCTAGAACGTCTTTATGGTCCCTTGCCTATGCACCTGGTCCTCCAGAAGTGCCAGCCTCCGATTGCTGGTTTTACAGGTGCTGTCGCGCTGGAGCGTCGGCGCAACTGGTCAGCTGAGCAGGGCCATTGA
- a CDS encoding glutamate-5-semialdehyde dehydrogenase → MNSQGVPEPSADLLRLATAVRRAAVGLGQSSNQQRQQALMAMAASLEAQADLIVAANADDLAQASADGLAPALVARLKLDAGKLAGAIDGVRQLSELHDPLGARQLHRELADGLVLERVTVPLGVLGVIFEARPDAVIQIAALAIRSGNGAILKGGSEAKCTNQAVMQALKEGLAGTSVSADALDLLTTRAESLALLRLDGLVDLIIPRGSNELVRFIQDNTRIPVLGHADGVCHLYVDKEVDCAQALRIAIDSKTQYPAACNAIETLLVHQKIAPSFLKEAVPAFKNAGVCLRGDETSRGFGVEQAATSEDWSEEYLDLVLAVRVVKDFDEALEHIQRYGSRHTEAIATVNQDTAERFLRAVDSAGVYHNCSTRFADGFRYGFGAEVGISTQTLPPRGPVGLEGLVTYRYRLRGEGHLAADFAGGRAQFSHRDLPTATT, encoded by the coding sequence ATGAACAGTCAGGGTGTGCCAGAACCATCAGCTGATCTTTTGCGCTTGGCTACAGCCGTTCGGCGTGCCGCTGTTGGTTTGGGTCAGAGTTCCAACCAACAGCGTCAACAGGCGCTGATGGCGATGGCCGCGTCTCTGGAGGCCCAAGCCGATCTCATCGTTGCTGCCAATGCGGACGATCTCGCTCAGGCTTCCGCGGATGGTTTGGCTCCTGCGTTGGTGGCTCGTCTCAAATTGGACGCGGGCAAACTGGCTGGAGCCATTGATGGCGTTCGTCAATTGTCGGAACTGCATGACCCTCTGGGGGCCAGGCAATTGCATCGCGAGCTTGCCGATGGGTTGGTGTTGGAGCGCGTCACGGTGCCCCTTGGAGTTTTAGGGGTGATTTTTGAGGCCAGGCCTGATGCGGTGATCCAAATCGCTGCCCTTGCCATTCGCTCAGGCAATGGCGCAATCCTGAAGGGTGGCAGCGAGGCCAAGTGCACGAATCAAGCTGTGATGCAGGCGTTGAAAGAGGGCTTGGCTGGCACATCGGTGTCTGCTGATGCGTTGGATTTACTCACAACCCGAGCGGAGAGCTTGGCTTTGCTTCGCCTCGATGGTCTTGTGGATTTGATTATTCCCCGGGGTAGCAACGAGCTGGTTCGTTTCATTCAGGACAACACCCGAATTCCGGTTCTTGGCCATGCCGATGGTGTTTGCCATCTATATGTGGACAAAGAGGTTGATTGCGCACAGGCCTTGCGCATTGCGATCGACAGCAAAACCCAGTATCCGGCGGCTTGTAATGCGATCGAGACGCTCCTGGTGCATCAGAAAATTGCGCCGAGCTTTCTGAAAGAGGCTGTTCCTGCTTTTAAAAATGCTGGTGTCTGCTTGCGTGGCGATGAGACCAGTCGAGGCTTTGGGGTGGAGCAGGCTGCAACCAGCGAAGATTGGAGTGAGGAGTATCTGGATCTCGTGCTTGCTGTGCGAGTGGTGAAGGATTTCGACGAGGCCCTCGAACACATTCAGAGGTATGGCTCACGCCATACGGAGGCGATTGCGACGGTCAATCAAGACACCGCAGAACGGTTCTTGCGGGCCGTGGATAGCGCTGGTGTCTATCACAATTGCTCAACCCGTTTTGCGGATGGTTTCCGCTATGGCTTTGGCGCAGAAGTTGGCATCAGCACCCAGACCTTGCCCCCGCGCGGACCTGTCGGGTTGGAAGGGTTGGTGACCTATCGCTACCGATTGCGTGGTGAGGGGCACCTTGCTGCGGATTTTGCTGGTGGGCGCGCACAGTTCAGCCACCGCGATTTACCAACCGCTACAACCTGA
- a CDS encoding ROK family protein — protein MNPPEVIGIDLGGTAIKLGRFSIDGHLLEDQQLQTPQPATPGAVCVALVEAIEALDPDRRASIVGIGLPGPMDVEARVARVCINLPGWEEVPLADWLEPRLQRRVTLANDGNCALVGEAWKGAAKGYSDVVMLTLGTGVGGGVMLFGQLFTGHNGAAAEPGLIGLDPEGPPCNSGNRGSLEQFASISALRRLWDGDPVELAALAANGDAEAQAVWSRYGSTLGVGISSLVYMFTPELVLVGGGISGAATHFLPSVRKEVAQRVQAMSRQGLRIDVCALGNGAGRLGAARLAIERLT, from the coding sequence ATGAATCCTCCTGAAGTGATTGGAATCGATTTGGGTGGAACGGCCATTAAGTTAGGTCGCTTCTCAATCGATGGTCATCTTCTTGAGGATCAGCAGCTGCAGACCCCTCAGCCGGCTACGCCAGGTGCTGTTTGTGTTGCCTTGGTAGAGGCGATTGAAGCCTTGGATCCTGATCGTCGCGCCTCGATCGTTGGGATTGGGTTGCCGGGTCCGATGGATGTGGAGGCCCGTGTGGCGAGGGTTTGCATCAACTTGCCTGGCTGGGAGGAGGTTCCGCTTGCCGATTGGCTTGAGCCTCGTCTCCAGCGTCGGGTCACTCTCGCCAACGATGGCAACTGTGCATTGGTCGGAGAGGCATGGAAGGGGGCGGCCAAGGGGTATTCCGATGTGGTGATGCTCACTCTCGGAACTGGTGTGGGCGGAGGGGTCATGCTATTCGGCCAGCTATTCACGGGACACAATGGGGCCGCGGCCGAGCCGGGTCTGATCGGTCTCGATCCCGAGGGGCCACCCTGCAACAGCGGCAATCGAGGCAGTCTCGAACAATTCGCCAGCATCTCGGCGTTGAGGAGGTTGTGGGATGGAGATCCAGTCGAATTGGCAGCTTTGGCCGCGAATGGTGATGCGGAAGCCCAAGCGGTGTGGTCCCGTTATGGGAGCACTCTTGGCGTAGGGATCAGCTCGTTGGTTTACATGTTCACGCCAGAACTGGTGCTGGTGGGTGGCGGGATTTCTGGCGCTGCGACCCATTTCCTGCCTTCCGTGCGCAAGGAGGTTGCTCAAAGGGTTCAGGCCATGAGTCGTCAAGGTCTGCGTATTGACGTCTGTGCGCTCGGTAACGGTGCAGGCCGACTTGGCGCAGCCCGATTAGCAATCGAACGCTTGACGTGA